A genomic region of Chryseobacterium sp. KACC 21268 contains the following coding sequences:
- a CDS encoding alpha/beta hydrolase gives MKLYTISGLGADEKVLEKLTFNQNIEVVHIPWLIPNLNEDFYEYILRMSESIDDSEDFYLLGYSFGGIIVQEIHKLKPAKKIVILGSIRCDAEKSRLIKAGQKTNAIKYIPTRVFNGNTTLFYSFFRKLFDPKNPRLNQYFRVKDPYYLKWSMDKVAHWKFDKIPDVIQILADKDIVFPIKNSQPDFVIKNATHLFPATKPKDVSEILKTIFV, from the coding sequence ATGAAACTTTATACCATCAGCGGTCTTGGCGCAGACGAAAAAGTCCTGGAAAAACTCACGTTCAATCAAAATATTGAAGTGGTTCACATTCCCTGGCTGATTCCGAATCTCAACGAAGATTTCTACGAATATATCTTAAGAATGTCAGAATCCATAGACGATTCGGAAGATTTCTATTTGTTGGGATATTCTTTCGGTGGAATTATCGTACAGGAAATTCACAAATTGAAACCGGCGAAAAAAATCGTCATTCTGGGAAGTATTCGTTGTGATGCAGAAAAGTCAAGGCTAATAAAAGCTGGTCAAAAAACCAACGCTATCAAATACATTCCGACGAGGGTTTTCAATGGCAACACGACTCTGTTTTATTCATTTTTCAGAAAATTATTCGACCCGAAAAATCCGAGATTAAATCAATATTTCCGAGTGAAAGACCCTTATTACCTCAAATGGTCTATGGACAAAGTCGCGCATTGGAAATTCGATAAAATTCCCGATGTCATTCAGATTTTGGCAGACAAAGACATTGTTTTCCCCATCAAAAATTCCCAACCGGATTTTGTCATCAAAAATGCAACACACCTTTTCCCGGCCACCAAACCGAAAGATGTGTCTGAGATTTTGAAGACGATTTTTGTTTAA
- a CDS encoding YceI family protein gives MKKVALLAVLVSGLAFGQTKKLTSSDVHWWGYKIAKTEASSHDGTVNVKSGNLVLKNGAVVGGTFVLDMTSLTATDLSGEYQGKLNGHLKNGDFFEVEKFPTATYKITSVKKNTNKDYNFAVNGNLTVKGKTAPVSFPAKITSANGVVTLESDKFSFDRQKFDVAYKSTMQDVMVKDEVDMKVKISVK, from the coding sequence ATGAAAAAAGTAGCATTACTTGCAGTACTGGTTAGCGGATTGGCTTTCGGACAAACAAAAAAATTGACAAGCTCAGACGTACACTGGTGGGGATATAAAATCGCTAAGACAGAAGCATCTTCTCACGATGGAACTGTAAACGTAAAATCTGGAAACCTTGTTCTTAAAAATGGAGCAGTTGTAGGTGGAACTTTCGTATTGGATATGACTAGTTTGACGGCTACAGATTTATCTGGCGAATACCAAGGAAAACTGAACGGTCACTTGAAAAATGGTGATTTCTTCGAAGTTGAAAAATTCCCGACTGCGACTTACAAAATCACTTCTGTAAAGAAAAACACAAACAAAGATTATAACTTTGCGGTAAACGGAAACCTGACTGTGAAAGGTAAAACGGCACCAGTTTCTTTCCCTGCAAAAATCACTTCTGCAAACGGTGTTGTGACTTTGGAGTCTGACAAATTCTCTTTCGACAGACAGAAATTTGACGTTGCTTATAAATCTACAATGCAAGATGTAATGGTAAAAGACGAAGTTGATATGAAAGTTAAAATCAGCGTAAAATAA
- a CDS encoding DUF1800 domain-containing protein, which translates to MNNFLKNKHLASRAGFGVHHNEIEKLKSSNQKKLYEQLKSTSNYKPIEIEAYRISYQQYQEMSKATDKKPVNLYNKNHNAAIGKAWQDLMINSPNQLQEKMALFWHGHFATRIQQSLFNVDIINIFRKNALGSFRDLVFEVSKSPAMLNFLNNQQNKKAKANENFARELMELFTLGRGNLYTEQDIKESARAFTGWSYDENGEFRENLKQHDSGEKEFLGKRGNFTGTDIINMILEKPECAEFITRKIYKYLVNETPDEKLIKSLSQKFYESDYQILTLLDEIFLSNWFYSETNIGARVKSPIDLIVGIRRIMPMDTKDGNTIYNFERLLGQQLLQPPNVAGWPSGTEWIDSSTLLLRMKIPSVMAGYKTLDVEPKPNDDVNMGRGENKVVVNKNQNKISIHWESINNILDEDLFSLLLPNPTEKLRNMINEFNTDKSKQHLMISIMSTPEYQLC; encoded by the coding sequence ATGAACAACTTTCTTAAGAATAAACATTTGGCTTCCAGAGCGGGTTTTGGCGTTCATCACAATGAAATTGAGAAACTGAAGAGCAGCAATCAAAAGAAACTTTATGAGCAATTGAAGTCAACTTCCAACTATAAACCGATTGAAATTGAAGCTTATAGGATTTCGTACCAACAGTATCAGGAAATGTCCAAAGCAACGGATAAGAAACCGGTCAATCTTTATAATAAAAACCACAATGCAGCCATAGGAAAGGCTTGGCAGGATTTGATGATTAACAGTCCAAATCAGCTTCAGGAAAAGATGGCGCTTTTCTGGCACGGCCATTTTGCCACGAGGATTCAGCAATCTCTTTTTAATGTTGATATCATTAATATTTTCAGGAAGAATGCCTTGGGAAGTTTCCGGGATTTGGTCTTCGAAGTTTCAAAATCGCCTGCAATGCTGAATTTCCTTAATAATCAACAAAACAAAAAAGCAAAAGCCAACGAGAACTTCGCCCGGGAATTGATGGAACTTTTCACGCTTGGAAGAGGAAATCTTTACACGGAGCAAGATATCAAAGAATCTGCAAGAGCTTTCACAGGCTGGAGTTATGACGAAAATGGAGAATTCCGGGAAAACCTGAAACAACACGATTCTGGAGAAAAAGAATTCCTTGGAAAACGAGGAAACTTTACAGGAACCGATATCATTAATATGATTCTTGAAAAACCGGAATGCGCGGAATTTATCACCAGAAAAATTTATAAATATTTGGTCAATGAAACGCCGGACGAGAAATTAATCAAATCCTTAAGCCAGAAATTCTACGAATCGGATTACCAGATTTTGACTTTGCTCGATGAGATTTTTCTTTCCAATTGGTTTTATTCTGAGACCAATATTGGCGCAAGAGTAAAGTCTCCGATTGATTTGATTGTCGGAATCCGCAGAATAATGCCGATGGACACGAAAGACGGCAACACGATTTACAACTTCGAAAGACTCCTCGGACAACAGCTTTTGCAACCACCAAACGTCGCAGGTTGGCCTTCCGGAACAGAGTGGATTGACAGTTCTACCCTATTATTAAGGATGAAAATCCCATCTGTAATGGCTGGCTACAAAACACTCGATGTAGAACCAAAACCGAACGACGACGTGAATATGGGAAGAGGCGAAAACAAAGTGGTCGTGAACAAAAACCAAAATAAAATCAGCATCCACTGGGAAAGTATTAATAACATTTTGGATGAAGACCTGTTCAGTTTGCTCCTGCCAAATCCCACCGAAAAACTCAGAAATATGATTAATGAGTTCAATACTGATAAGAGCAAACAGCATTTGATGATTAGTATAATGTCGACGCCGGAATATCAACTTTGTTAA
- a CDS encoding DUF1501 domain-containing protein, producing MIINRKTFIRTSSLAAASFLFPNFLSALTLPEAIEMNGKTLIILQLSGGNDGLNTIIPIKNDIYYSSRNQISIKEDAALLLTDEAAINPSLKYFKNLYDNGELAVMNNVGYPEPNKSHFRSMDIWQSASGSNEFINSGWLGRYLDEACHDCTNPTQAIEVDDLLSLAMKGENKKAIALKDPKKLFDNSQESLYKKLAVDNHDHDHDLASYLYNTLGNTVNNSEYIFKESKAKPTDKVYPATQIGKDFKTIASLIKSDINTQVYYLSVGSFDTHTNQNQRQNQLFKTIDEAVEVFVKDMKENGKFNDVMIMTFSEFGRRVAQNASDGTDHGTANQMFFISGGLKKKGLLNPLPDLTKLNDGDLIYTEDFRKVYATVLKKWLNTNDQKILGKDNGYYDFI from the coding sequence ATGATTATCAATAGAAAAACCTTTATACGAACCAGCAGTCTTGCCGCCGCCTCTTTTCTATTCCCGAATTTCCTGAGTGCACTGACACTTCCGGAAGCGATTGAAATGAATGGAAAAACACTCATTATTCTTCAACTTTCTGGTGGTAATGATGGGCTGAATACGATTATTCCCATCAAAAATGATATCTATTACAGTTCAAGAAATCAAATCTCTATCAAGGAAGATGCAGCGCTTTTGCTGACGGATGAAGCGGCCATCAATCCAAGTCTGAAATATTTCAAAAACCTCTACGATAATGGTGAATTGGCGGTAATGAACAACGTTGGCTATCCGGAACCGAACAAATCGCATTTCCGAAGTATGGACATCTGGCAATCGGCAAGTGGAAGTAATGAATTTATCAATTCCGGCTGGCTTGGACGATATCTGGATGAGGCTTGCCACGACTGCACCAATCCGACGCAGGCGATTGAAGTTGATGACCTGCTAAGTCTCGCAATGAAAGGCGAAAACAAAAAAGCAATCGCTCTGAAAGATCCGAAAAAACTTTTCGATAACAGTCAGGAGTCTCTTTATAAAAAACTGGCAGTGGACAATCACGACCACGACCACGATTTGGCAAGTTACCTTTACAATACGCTTGGAAATACGGTCAACAATTCAGAATATATATTCAAAGAAAGCAAAGCGAAACCGACGGACAAAGTTTATCCTGCGACACAAATCGGAAAGGACTTCAAAACGATTGCTTCTCTCATTAAATCTGATATCAATACGCAAGTCTATTACCTTTCTGTTGGCAGTTTTGATACGCACACCAATCAAAATCAAAGGCAAAATCAGTTGTTTAAAACCATTGATGAAGCGGTGGAAGTTTTTGTGAAGGATATGAAGGAGAACGGGAAATTCAATGATGTGATGATTATGACCTTCTCAGAATTTGGGCGACGCGTGGCCCAAAATGCGAGCGACGGGACCGACCACGGAACGGCCAATCAAATGTTCTTCATTAGCGGCGGACTCAAGAAAAAAGGATTACTGAATCCTCTTCCTGACTTAACCAAACTCAATGACGGTGATTTGATTTATACCGAAGATTTCCGAAAAGTTTACGCCACAGTTCTGAAAAAATGGCTAAATACCAATGACCAAAAAATCCTTGGAAAGGATAATGGTTACTATGATTTCATTTAA
- a CDS encoding organic hydroperoxide resistance protein: protein MKTLYSIGATATGGRNGNVKSDNGILDLEVRMPKGLGGANDDFANPEMLFAAGYSACFDSALNLVIKQSKIETGETTVTAKVGIGQIENGGFGLEAELHANIPGVSLEQAQELIEKAHQICPYSNATRGNMEVKLTVSND, encoded by the coding sequence ATGAAAACATTGTACAGCATTGGCGCTACAGCCACAGGAGGAAGAAACGGAAACGTGAAAAGTGATAACGGAATTCTTGACCTAGAAGTGAGAATGCCAAAAGGATTAGGCGGCGCAAACGACGACTTCGCCAATCCTGAAATGCTTTTCGCAGCAGGATATTCAGCTTGTTTTGACAGCGCACTCAATTTGGTCATCAAACAAAGCAAAATAGAAACTGGCGAAACAACCGTCACAGCAAAAGTTGGAATCGGACAAATCGAAAACGGTGGTTTTGGATTGGAAGCAGAATTGCACGCAAACATTCCGGGTGTTTCTTTGGAACAAGCTCAGGAATTGATTGAAAAAGCACATCAAATTTGTCCATATTCTAATGCTACAAGAGGAAATATGGAAGTAAAATTGACGGTTAGCAACGACTAA
- a CDS encoding MarR family transcriptional regulator — MEDLLKLDKQLCFSVYVLHREIMQCYRPILKDIGLTYPQYIAMMTLWEKDDLTVNQVGEILQLDNGTLTPLLKRLESKDYLTRKRSKEDERVVKIHLTEKGRKLKEKATCIPIELAKAMNLSLEEMMQLKALSDKVVKQINE; from the coding sequence ATGGAAGATTTACTAAAACTCGACAAGCAACTTTGCTTTTCCGTCTACGTATTACACCGCGAAATAATGCAGTGTTATCGACCAATCCTAAAAGATATTGGCTTGACATATCCGCAATACATCGCAATGATGACGCTTTGGGAAAAGGATGATTTGACAGTCAACCAAGTTGGAGAAATCTTGCAATTGGATAATGGAACTTTGACACCGTTGCTGAAACGTCTGGAATCCAAAGATTATCTGACTCGCAAACGAAGCAAAGAAGACGAGCGTGTGGTGAAAATCCACCTTACAGAAAAAGGCAGAAAGCTGAAGGAAAAAGCCACTTGCATCCCAATCGAATTGGCGAAAGCAATGAACTTGAGTCTGGAAGAAATGATGCAACTGAAGGCTTTATCCGATAAAGTCGTCAAACAGATCAATGAGTAA
- a CDS encoding ketoacyl-ACP synthase III yields the protein MIKSVISGVGHYVPENIVTNDDLSKLMTTNDEWITERTGIKERRHRKNRVDSEETTSFYGFKASEIALKNANLTAQDIDYIVFATLSPDYYFPGSGVLLQDLLGCGTIGALDVRNQCSGFVYAMSVADAFIKSGLYKNVLVVGAEIHSFGLDFSDAGRGVSVIFGDGAGAVVLSASEDANAKGILSVNMHSEGKYAEELAVKFPGTKLGWSDTLLTNPDSVTSEDIYPVMNGNFVFKHAVTRFPETILEALEKAGKKIDDLDLLIPHQANIRIAQYVQQLLHLPDEKVFVNIQKYGNTTAASIPIALSEAILEGRMKRGDLVCMSAFGSGFTWGSVLFEY from the coding sequence ATGATCAAAAGTGTAATCTCAGGAGTAGGACATTACGTTCCTGAAAATATCGTGACCAACGATGACCTTTCCAAACTGATGACCACGAACGATGAGTGGATCACCGAGAGAACAGGCATCAAAGAAAGAAGACACCGCAAGAATCGCGTCGATTCCGAAGAGACGACTTCTTTCTACGGTTTCAAAGCATCAGAGATTGCTCTGAAAAACGCCAACCTTACCGCCCAAGACATTGATTATATTGTTTTTGCAACGCTTTCTCCGGATTACTATTTTCCAGGTTCAGGTGTTCTTTTGCAGGATTTGTTGGGTTGTGGAACGATAGGCGCCTTGGATGTTAGAAATCAGTGTTCAGGATTCGTCTATGCGATGAGCGTTGCAGATGCTTTCATCAAATCTGGATTGTACAAGAATGTTTTGGTAGTCGGTGCAGAGATCCACTCTTTTGGACTGGATTTTTCTGATGCTGGCCGAGGTGTTTCTGTCATCTTCGGAGATGGCGCTGGGGCAGTGGTTTTATCAGCCAGTGAAGATGCCAATGCGAAAGGAATCTTGTCTGTCAATATGCATTCCGAAGGGAAATATGCAGAAGAACTTGCCGTGAAATTTCCTGGAACCAAATTGGGATGGAGCGATACTTTACTGACAAACCCAGACTCTGTAACCTCAGAAGATATCTATCCAGTAATGAACGGAAACTTCGTTTTCAAACACGCTGTGACCAGATTCCCAGAAACGATTTTGGAAGCTTTGGAAAAAGCAGGTAAGAAGATTGACGATTTGGATTTACTCATTCCACACCAGGCGAATATCAGAATTGCACAATACGTTCAGCAATTGTTGCATTTGCCAGACGAAAAAGTCTTCGTAAATATCCAAAAATACGGAAATACGACTGCTGCATCTATTCCAATTGCTTTGAGTGAAGCCATCTTGGAAGGCAGAATGAAACGCGGCGATTTGGTTTGTATGTCCGCTTTTGGAAGTGGATTCACTTGGGGAAGTGTCCTTTTTGAATATTAA